One window from the genome of Pyrobaculum ferrireducens encodes:
- the aprB gene encoding adenylyl-sulfate reductase subunit beta, which yields MPTFVYASLCKGCGKCVDICPADNMQYNPKNRKGYNADPISCAECMNCVKYCPEHAVDVRPYSDFAPLGARVGVIRDTKKNIIYWRIVFRDGTVYDFASPIRTTPWGSAKGALDIPERSDLDSELLALEDKPEYLGFPELPRPKQTVRIVGSILKAKQKTGGG from the coding sequence ATGCCTACATTTGTATATGCATCTCTATGCAAGGGCTGTGGCAAGTGTGTAGACATATGCCCCGCCGACAATATGCAGTACAACCCCAAGAACAGAAAAGGCTACAACGCCGATCCCATCAGCTGCGCTGAGTGTATGAACTGCGTCAAGTACTGCCCAGAACACGCCGTCGACGTGAGGCCGTACTCCGACTTCGCCCCCCTGGGCGCCAGGGTCGGCGTCATTAGGGACACAAAGAAAAACATCATCTACTGGAGGATTGTGTTTAGAGACGGCACTGTCTACGACTTCGCCTCCCCCATTAGGACGACGCCGTGGGGGTCGGCTAAGGGAGCGCTAGACATACCCGAGAGATCTGACCTAGACTCTGAGCTCCTTGCCCTCGAGGACAAGCCTGAGTACCTCGGCTTCCCCGAACTACCGCGTCCCAAGCAAACGGTGCGGATTGTGGGCAGTATACTAAAGGCCAAGCAAAAGACCGGCGGCGGGTAG
- the aprA gene encoding adenylyl-sulfate reductase subunit alpha, giving the protein MSLHFPTKIVDTDILVVGGGMAGCGAVFEAKYWCRSKCKVTLVEKANTEKSGAVGMGLSACNLGVFTTDPDDPKPEDFVQYVRNDLLGMVREDLVYDIARHMTSTIKLFDEWGLPIWRDPKTGKYLRTGRWQHPIHGESYKAIIAEPCRKSADEVYERVYVTHPLLDESRPNRIAGVVGFNVRDGTFYVFRAKAVIVAAGGTSLLYRPRSVGEGLGRAWYPTWASGSAYAIPLLAGAETVTMEFRLVVVRFKDAYGPVGFPYLLLKMRSTDVKGKQWEPLPDEAKAELSKIFYDFAWAKPTPTPIRTWVTIQNLKEGRGPDLMQTQERLPDEESLKVLFEDYLDMTPTQAFYWASQNIHPQKTPSELMPTEPYVQASHASPGGMWASGPSDIAPKEYIWGPNRMLTVEGLFGAGDVVGASGHKFSSGSFTEGRIAGKSAARYVLTQAKDYKPTISNDTIERYKEIVYRPLEWYHKNKPLTTTPEMPPQYTNWFEIHPNYLNWYQLLVRLQKTMDEYAAGWGMFYTTNMYLLNRGWELLKMLEEDFRFAAAASLHELLRVWEVYHRLLVGQAVVFSMMNRKESRGYYLNADYPYIDEENWHVFTHVRRDPKTGQWSFRTSPVIHIIPP; this is encoded by the coding sequence ATGTCGCTCCACTTCCCCACCAAGATCGTCGACACCGACATTTTGGTGGTTGGAGGCGGAATGGCTGGATGCGGCGCCGTGTTTGAGGCGAAGTACTGGTGCCGTAGCAAATGCAAGGTTACTCTCGTAGAGAAGGCAAACACCGAGAAGTCCGGCGCCGTGGGCATGGGCCTATCCGCCTGCAACCTCGGCGTCTTCACCACAGACCCGGACGACCCCAAGCCCGAGGACTTCGTCCAGTACGTGAGAAACGATCTGCTGGGCATGGTCAGGGAGGACTTGGTGTACGACATCGCCCGCCACATGACTTCGACTATAAAGCTCTTCGACGAGTGGGGCCTGCCTATCTGGCGCGACCCCAAGACTGGGAAGTACCTCAGAACCGGCAGGTGGCAGCACCCAATACACGGCGAGTCTTACAAGGCGATAATAGCGGAGCCGTGCCGTAAGTCGGCTGACGAGGTGTACGAGAGGGTGTATGTAACACATCCACTTCTAGATGAGTCGAGGCCTAACAGGATTGCCGGAGTGGTGGGCTTCAATGTGAGGGATGGCACTTTCTACGTCTTTAGGGCCAAGGCGGTTATCGTAGCCGCCGGCGGCACCTCTCTGCTGTACAGGCCGAGGAGCGTCGGCGAGGGGCTGGGCAGGGCTTGGTACCCCACATGGGCGTCTGGGAGCGCCTACGCCATACCTCTACTCGCCGGGGCTGAGACGGTGACCATGGAGTTTAGGCTGGTGGTTGTGCGCTTTAAAGACGCCTACGGACCGGTGGGCTTCCCCTACCTCCTCCTCAAGATGAGGTCGACAGATGTCAAGGGGAAGCAGTGGGAGCCTCTGCCAGACGAGGCGAAGGCCGAGCTCTCCAAGATATTCTACGACTTCGCCTGGGCCAAGCCAACGCCCACCCCCATAAGGACCTGGGTCACCATTCAGAACCTCAAGGAGGGGAGGGGGCCCGACTTGATGCAGACCCAGGAGAGACTTCCCGACGAGGAGTCTCTGAAGGTGCTCTTCGAGGACTACCTCGACATGACCCCCACACAGGCGTTCTACTGGGCTTCGCAGAATATCCACCCGCAGAAGACCCCATCGGAGCTCATGCCCACCGAGCCCTACGTTCAAGCCAGCCACGCGTCGCCCGGCGGCATGTGGGCCTCCGGGCCTTCCGACATCGCGCCGAAGGAGTACATATGGGGCCCCAACAGGATGCTCACGGTGGAGGGCCTATTTGGCGCGGGGGATGTGGTGGGCGCAAGCGGCCACAAATTCAGTAGCGGGTCTTTCACAGAGGGGAGGATAGCCGGCAAGTCCGCGGCGAGGTACGTGTTGACCCAGGCCAAGGACTACAAGCCCACGATTAGCAACGACACCATTGAGCGGTACAAGGAAATTGTCTACAGACCGCTTGAGTGGTACCACAAGAACAAGCCTCTGACGACGACGCCGGAGATGCCTCCGCAGTACACCAACTGGTTCGAGATCCACCCCAACTACCTCAACTGGTACCAGCTCCTCGTGAGGCTGCAGAAGACTATGGATGAATACGCCGCGGGTTGGGGCATGTTCTACACCACCAACATGTACCTCCTCAACAGAGGCTGGGAGCTGTTGAAGATGCTCGAGGAGGACTTCCGCTTCGCAGCCGCGGCGAGCCTCCACGAGCTGTTGAGGGTCTGGGAGGTGTACCACCGCCTCCTAGTGGGGCAGGCTGTGGTGTTCTCAATGATGAATAGGAAGGAGAGCAGGGGCTACTACCTCAACGCGGACTACCCCTACATTGACGAGGAGAACTGGCACGTCTTTACACACGTAAGGAGAGACCCCAAGACCGGCCAGTGGAGCTTCAGAACGTCTCCAGTAATACACATAATACCGCCCTGA
- a CDS encoding metallophosphoesterase, whose product MLIGVIADTHDDYKAIYKFGEVAKRMGASAVIHAGDWTSPFSMLKLRRALGPGVPVYTVFGNNDGDRFNFAKRAAEAQIEVLGEAGVVNLGGVRIGVYHGTSELLVEAMARSGLFDVVIYGHTHRVDIRRVNGALVLNPGEACGCASERPTAAVLDTDGLKIDLIDL is encoded by the coding sequence ATGCTCATCGGTGTTATAGCTGATACACACGACGACTACAAGGCCATTTATAAATTCGGCGAGGTGGCGAAGAGGATGGGCGCGTCAGCGGTGATACACGCCGGCGACTGGACGTCCCCCTTCTCCATGCTTAAGCTGAGGAGGGCCCTTGGGCCGGGCGTGCCCGTCTACACAGTCTTCGGCAACAACGACGGCGACCGGTTTAACTTCGCCAAGAGGGCGGCGGAGGCGCAGATAGAGGTGCTGGGGGAGGCCGGCGTGGTTAACCTCGGCGGGGTGAGGATCGGGGTGTACCACGGCACCTCTGAGCTTCTGGTAGAGGCCATGGCTAGATCTGGGCTTTTCGACGTGGTAATCTACGGCCACACCCACCGGGTCGACATCAGGCGGGTAAACGGCGCCCTCGTCCTCAACCCCGGCGAGGCTTGTGGATGCGCCTCGGAGAGACCCACAGCCGCCGTGCTGGACACCGACGGGCTAAAAATCGACCTAATCGATTTGTAA
- a CDS encoding TusE/DsrC/DsvC family sulfur relay protein, producing the protein MPVKCPGEYQVDGKKVILDEDCFMQNPEEWDEKVAEWMARELEGVQQMTEEHWKLVKYLREYWETYGSCPPIKMVTKETGFSLEKIYQLFPSGPAHGACKVAGAPKPTGCV; encoded by the coding sequence ATGCCGGTTAAGTGCCCGGGTGAGTACCAGGTGGATGGCAAGAAGGTGATACTAGACGAGGACTGCTTTATGCAGAATCCAGAGGAGTGGGATGAAAAGGTGGCTGAGTGGATGGCTAGAGAGCTGGAGGGCGTCCAGCAAATGACAGAGGAGCACTGGAAACTCGTAAAATACCTTAGAGAATACTGGGAAACCTACGGCTCCTGCCCACCAATTAAGATGGTGACAAAGGAGACCGGCTTCTCTCTCGAGAAGATATACCAGCTCTTCCCCTCAGGCCCAGCCCACGGCGCCTGTAAAGTAGCAGGCGCGCCCAAGCCCACGGGCTGCGTCTAA
- a CDS encoding DsrE family protein has translation MADKVAFLATMPPADSPRISTMLGYALAAASMGFEVLIFWTLDGAHVVKKKVFEKLDKQIQERFKQCLDMGCKMWLCSSAAATFNIKEDEVVEGVKIMGIASFYEYASEAKITLTW, from the coding sequence ATGGCGGACAAGGTGGCGTTTCTGGCAACTATGCCGCCGGCAGACAGCCCGAGGATATCTACAATGCTTGGATACGCCCTCGCCGCCGCCTCCATGGGGTTCGAGGTGTTGATATTCTGGACGCTGGACGGGGCCCACGTCGTGAAGAAGAAGGTGTTTGAGAAGCTTGACAAGCAGATCCAGGAGAGGTTTAAGCAGTGCCTCGACATGGGTTGTAAGATGTGGCTCTGCTCCTCGGCGGCTGCCACCTTTAACATTAAGGAGGATGAGGTGGTGGAGGGGGTGAAGATTATGGGCATAGCAAGCTTCTACGAATACGCCAGCGAGGCGAAGATAACGCTAACCTGGTAG
- the dsrB gene encoding dissimilatory-type sulfite reductase subunit beta: MSSPKAARLQKVFPVDLEKFLPEKVLKNYGRWVDRKFHGNGIIEHISETGDRVFTVKVAMPPNARISADTLDKLADIADSLGIGAMRVTMAGNLEILTDSLDKAVKIKEEVEKMGFPVGGWGRSMWGINSCTAYLTCTTAVVDSPSITKALGDALAPYFKEQSLPAKLRIFVSGCPSMCAGGTAIDIAIVGQWGAPPKIREDVIGMCLPPPRALAKVQESQIFLVQVCPTGALTLRREGDKVKLVLLGEKCINCARCKENCDAFDYDPENVGVAILVGGKLSNTGGGARLARVLIPWLPAIPPRYEEIVAVVKHVIEVWRQHANPGERLADFIDRVGWTKFLELVGLKEVHDYYQKVPEFARTFLTFRGRGDVYKRLRDAL, from the coding sequence ATGAGCTCGCCTAAGGCCGCCAGGCTCCAGAAGGTATTCCCCGTCGACTTGGAGAAGTTCCTGCCGGAGAAGGTTTTGAAGAACTACGGCAGGTGGGTGGACAGAAAGTTCCACGGCAACGGCATAATTGAGCACATCTCCGAGACGGGCGACCGGGTCTTTACTGTAAAGGTGGCAATGCCGCCCAACGCCAGAATCAGCGCCGACACGTTAGACAAGCTGGCTGACATTGCCGACAGCCTGGGCATCGGGGCGATGAGAGTTACGATGGCGGGCAATCTTGAGATACTCACAGACTCGCTAGACAAGGCGGTGAAGATCAAGGAGGAGGTGGAGAAGATGGGCTTCCCAGTAGGCGGCTGGGGGAGGTCGATGTGGGGCATAAACTCCTGCACGGCCTACCTCACCTGCACCACCGCGGTGGTCGACTCGCCGAGTATTACAAAGGCGCTGGGCGACGCCCTTGCTCCCTACTTCAAGGAGCAGAGCCTCCCCGCCAAGTTGCGTATATTCGTCTCCGGTTGCCCCTCGATGTGCGCCGGCGGCACCGCCATAGACATAGCCATAGTGGGGCAGTGGGGCGCCCCGCCTAAGATTAGAGAGGACGTCATAGGGATGTGCCTCCCGCCGCCGAGGGCCCTGGCGAAGGTGCAGGAGAGCCAGATATTCCTAGTCCAGGTGTGCCCCACCGGCGCGCTGACTCTGAGGAGGGAGGGCGACAAGGTGAAGCTAGTGTTGCTGGGGGAGAAGTGTATAAACTGCGCGAGGTGCAAGGAGAACTGCGACGCCTTTGACTACGACCCCGAGAACGTGGGGGTGGCGATACTGGTCGGCGGCAAGCTGTCGAACACCGGCGGCGGCGCTAGACTTGCGAGGGTGCTGATCCCCTGGTTGCCGGCGATTCCGCCGCGGTACGAGGAGATCGTCGCGGTGGTTAAACACGTCATAGAGGTGTGGCGCCAGCACGCCAACCCCGGCGAGAGGCTCGCAGACTTCATAGACAGGGTGGGCTGGACCAAGTTCCTGGAGCTGGTGGGGCTGAAGGAGGTGCACGACTACTACCAGAAGGTGCCTGAGTTCGCCAGGACGTTCCTCACATTCCGAGGAAGGGGCGACGTCTACAAGAGGCTGAGAGACGCCTTGTAA
- the dsrA gene encoding dissimilatory-type sulfite reductase subunit alpha: protein MSAPPGLPPKEELLSKAEEVLKELEKGPWPSHVTELRKTRYPLHVYGVGLVARKSPWGPAAVKVEYVNTGVLSRWARDWVPGGGSEVHFRVFHTPGKFLRSDFVRKITKISRELGVGLIELVGQTGALVLNLTPETAETMVDALREIGTDVGGSGDAIRALNACVGPALCEFALYDTLKWYAEFHKDKRVNDNIVTPNYPYKFKIKFSGCPMDCARAARGDIGFIGVWVGAPEVDQELLRKKVEAGEVDPARLAANCPSGAITWDPEKKELKIDGTRCKKSMHCIRTAYPAIKPGKNRKVAVVIGGGSKGRFGPKLGWFIGYLNPDQARDAVDLTFKVIGPWESEAQPKYRLGDYVMHVGLDKFIEKAGIKLEGMPVSTAKNPDEVPYAVLPKEVREKFLQFAEQLKGRV, encoded by the coding sequence ATGTCGGCTCCACCGGGCCTACCACCTAAAGAGGAGCTTCTCTCAAAAGCCGAGGAGGTGCTTAAAGAGCTGGAAAAGGGGCCGTGGCCGAGCCACGTCACTGAGCTGAGGAAGACCCGCTATCCTCTTCACGTATACGGCGTGGGGCTTGTGGCTAGGAAGAGCCCATGGGGGCCGGCGGCGGTTAAGGTTGAGTACGTCAACACCGGGGTGCTGTCGAGGTGGGCCAGGGACTGGGTGCCCGGCGGGGGGAGCGAGGTGCACTTCAGAGTATTCCACACCCCGGGCAAGTTCCTCAGGTCCGACTTCGTTAGGAAGATTACCAAGATATCAAGGGAGCTCGGCGTTGGCTTGATAGAGCTCGTTGGACAGACTGGCGCCCTTGTGCTAAACCTCACGCCTGAGACCGCGGAGACGATGGTAGACGCCCTTAGAGAGATAGGGACGGACGTCGGCGGTAGCGGAGACGCCATAAGGGCACTCAACGCATGCGTCGGGCCGGCTCTGTGCGAGTTCGCCCTATACGACACGTTGAAGTGGTACGCCGAGTTCCACAAAGACAAGCGGGTAAACGACAACATCGTGACCCCCAACTACCCCTACAAATTCAAGATAAAGTTCTCCGGCTGCCCGATGGACTGCGCCCGCGCCGCGAGGGGCGACATTGGGTTTATTGGTGTTTGGGTTGGTGCTCCTGAGGTGGATCAGGAGCTTTTGAGGAAGAAGGTAGAGGCTGGTGAGGTGGATCCGGCTAGGCTTGCGGCTAACTGTCCAAGCGGCGCCATCACCTGGGATCCAGAGAAAAAGGAGCTGAAGATAGACGGCACCCGCTGCAAAAAATCAATGCACTGCATAAGAACAGCATACCCAGCAATAAAACCAGGTAAGAACCGGAAAGTTGCGGTGGTGATTGGGGGTGGCTCTAAGGGGCGCTTCGGGCCTAAGCTGGGGTGGTTTATTGGCTACTTGAACCCCGACCAGGCGAGGGACGCGGTTGACCTCACGTTTAAGGTGATTGGGCCTTGGGAGAGCGAGGCGCAGCCTAAGTACAGGCTTGGGGACTACGTCATGCACGTGGGGCTGGACAAGTTCATAGAGAAGGCCGGGATCAAGCTTGAGGGGATGCCTGTCTCCACCGCCAAGAACCCTGACGAGGTGCCGTACGCCGTGTTGCCTAAGGAGGTTAGGGAGAAGTTTCTACAATTCGCAGAGCAGTTGAAGGGGAGGGTATGA
- a CDS encoding SAM-dependent methyltransferase, which produces MPIYVVGAGPGDPSLLTVKAVELLRRADVVAYGDLVPEGIVEGYAPQARRVKIGHRREDHDKTVDRLIEEAARGLNVVVLKNGDPTVFGRGVQICKKAEARGVPCSVVPGVSAFTAAAALHGIELTDGVSLRHIALFSFPYFDAETLAKVAADTVVVHMMGDKLEAVRDAVEKVCGAGVRIYVCQAVSLGGNCVKTTAGELPSFKGRRPLLIIIQNCTRN; this is translated from the coding sequence ATGCCGATCTACGTAGTGGGGGCCGGCCCCGGCGACCCGAGCCTGCTGACGGTAAAGGCTGTGGAGCTGTTGCGCAGAGCTGACGTAGTGGCATACGGCGACTTGGTGCCGGAGGGGATCGTCGAAGGCTACGCCCCCCAGGCGAGGCGGGTGAAGATTGGCCACAGGAGGGAGGACCACGACAAGACGGTGGACCGCCTCATCGAAGAGGCGGCCCGGGGTCTCAACGTCGTTGTGCTTAAAAACGGCGACCCCACGGTCTTCGGCCGCGGCGTCCAGATATGTAAAAAAGCCGAAGCCCGGGGGGTGCCGTGTAGCGTGGTGCCGGGGGTAAGCGCCTTCACCGCCGCGGCGGCTCTCCACGGAATTGAGCTGACAGACGGCGTATCGCTAAGACATATAGCTCTCTTTTCCTTCCCCTACTTCGACGCCGAAACCCTAGCCAAGGTCGCCGCCGACACCGTGGTGGTGCACATGATGGGTGACAAGCTGGAGGCTGTGAGGGATGCTGTGGAGAAGGTCTGCGGGGCTGGGGTGAGGATATACGTCTGCCAAGCGGTGTCGCTGGGGGGCAATTGTGTAAAAACCACGGCGGGCGAGCTCCCCTCTTTCAAAGGGAGAAGGCCACTACTCATTATTATACAGAACTGCACACGAAATTAA
- a CDS encoding cobyrinate a,c-diamide synthase, with protein sequence MTPRIVISAPRGMSGKTIVTLGILYGLARRGLRVAPFKVGPDYIDPSYHSIAAGAASRNLDVVLMGEDGVRRRFVKYAAGADLAVVEGVLGLYDSIDGVSEFGSTAQVAKLLKAPVVVVLNGERVNRTLRAVVRGLKAFDPGVDVAGVILTNVTPRQAEKLVKALPEEGVEIVGVVPKSKRVAEAFAYRHLGLVPTGERADAGGVLDVLESYVVPHLDLDGILSIAKRAGELDVDPEADPPAGGNCRVGVIMDRAFTFYYPELLEAAASVGEPVFINSLRDQALPPVDLVVVGGGFPEVLAEELERNRPFRKALLSYVESGGRLYAECGGLMYMTSSIIIDRSEYEMVGAIDAVTAMLDRPVGKGYAWGHVVGNTPVAPRGTRLVGHEFHYSKIIFREKPNLVIRLERGVGVGGGWDGVVKYNMHAQYLHIHPYTYNVLAALCRST encoded by the coding sequence GTGACTCCGAGAATTGTCATATCGGCGCCCCGGGGGATGTCAGGCAAGACCATTGTAACCCTCGGCATTTTGTACGGCCTCGCCCGCAGAGGGCTGAGGGTGGCGCCCTTCAAGGTGGGGCCCGACTACATAGACCCCTCCTACCACAGCATAGCCGCCGGGGCGGCGAGTAGAAATCTCGACGTGGTGTTGATGGGCGAGGATGGGGTGAGGAGGAGGTTTGTGAAATACGCCGCGGGCGCCGACTTGGCTGTGGTAGAGGGGGTGCTCGGCCTCTACGACTCGATAGACGGCGTCTCCGAGTTTGGCTCAACGGCGCAGGTGGCGAAGTTGCTCAAGGCCCCGGTGGTGGTGGTGCTAAACGGCGAGAGGGTAAACAGAACGCTCCGCGCAGTCGTAAGGGGCCTCAAGGCTTTTGACCCCGGCGTGGACGTGGCTGGGGTAATTTTGACAAACGTCACCCCTAGACAGGCGGAGAAGCTGGTCAAGGCCCTCCCCGAGGAGGGCGTGGAGATCGTAGGCGTTGTGCCGAAGTCGAAGAGGGTGGCCGAGGCCTTCGCCTACCGGCACCTAGGCCTGGTCCCCACTGGCGAGAGAGCCGACGCCGGCGGCGTCTTGGACGTGTTGGAGAGCTACGTGGTGCCGCATCTTGATCTCGACGGGATTTTGTCCATCGCCAAGAGGGCCGGCGAGCTTGACGTAGACCCCGAGGCTGACCCCCCCGCTGGCGGCAACTGTAGGGTGGGTGTTATAATGGACCGCGCCTTCACCTTCTACTACCCAGAGCTACTCGAGGCCGCGGCGTCGGTGGGGGAGCCTGTCTTCATAAACTCGCTGAGGGACCAGGCGTTGCCGCCGGTGGATCTCGTCGTGGTTGGGGGCGGCTTCCCGGAGGTGCTGGCTGAGGAGCTGGAGCGGAATAGGCCGTTTAGAAAAGCCCTTCTGAGCTATGTGGAGTCGGGGGGGAGGCTTTACGCCGAGTGCGGAGGCCTTATGTACATGACCTCCTCTATAATTATCGACCGTAGCGAGTACGAGATGGTTGGCGCCATCGACGCAGTCACGGCGATGCTGGACAGGCCGGTGGGCAAGGGATACGCCTGGGGGCATGTGGTGGGGAATACCCCAGTGGCGCCCCGGGGGACGAGGCTGGTGGGCCACGAGTTCCACTACTCTAAGATTATCTTTAGGGAGAAGCCAAATCTCGTCATTAGGCTGGAGAGGGGTGTGGGGGTGGGAGGGGGGTGGGACGGCGTTGTGAAGTACAACATGCACGCCCAGTATCTACACATCCACCCCTACACATACAACGTCTTGGCGGCGCTATGCCGATCTACGTAG
- a CDS encoding uroporphyrinogen-III synthase yields MRVVVTSPFAAEAFAKILRDVEVVPAPVLRLEPVDVDADAVRIAVAESDVVIFVSGRSAYRLRELGVVLNLAGKAVGTAEGRKGAVMIRNAFGVEPQLVANTSEELADLVVRCGVATLFHHGERAEALARRLHSTCARVHEFYTYRSEPDEEVLRSLTRGDVYVFFSATAAELVASRRPDVLKDAVAVAAGPAVAATLERYGVKPLSPPGGRIAEVALYVRSLLEELSHGLR; encoded by the coding sequence ATGCGGGTTGTGGTGACCAGCCCCTTCGCGGCGGAGGCCTTTGCCAAAATTCTAAGAGATGTAGAGGTCGTCCCCGCCCCCGTGCTTAGGCTCGAGCCCGTGGATGTGGATGCAGACGCCGTGAGGATCGCCGTGGCTGAGAGCGACGTTGTCATCTTCGTCTCCGGGAGGTCGGCGTATAGGCTCAGGGAGCTCGGCGTGGTTCTAAACCTGGCGGGGAAGGCCGTGGGCACGGCCGAGGGGAGGAAGGGCGCCGTCATGATTAGAAACGCCTTTGGCGTGGAGCCCCAGCTCGTGGCCAACACCTCCGAGGAGCTCGCCGACCTCGTGGTGCGATGCGGCGTGGCAACCCTCTTCCACCACGGCGAGAGGGCTGAGGCGCTGGCGAGGCGCCTCCACTCCACCTGCGCGCGGGTGCACGAGTTCTACACCTACAGATCCGAGCCGGATGAGGAGGTGCTTCGGAGCCTAACACGCGGCGACGTGTACGTATTCTTCAGCGCCACAGCCGCGGAGCTGGTGGCCTCCAGGCGGCCAGACGTCCTAAAAGACGCCGTAGCAGTCGCCGCGGGCCCCGCCGTGGCGGCTACGTTGGAGAGATACGGGGTTAAGCCACTCAGCCCACCTGGAGGCAGAATTGCCGAGGTGGCTCTATACGTCAGGAGCCTCCTTGAGGAACTTAGCCACGGCCTCCGCTAG
- a CDS encoding uroporphyrinogen-III synthase: MAGWTVIITSGRPSKAELLARLIVKAGGEVVYLPTVMVEESGVDLDAVVGHLSWSDTVLFMTGQSAWGLAELAKRAGRLDYLRSILAERLLLCRGAKASGNIKTYFKLDCPNYGETSDELLARASGLLRGRRLLVSFYGAVDTELIERLKGLASEVRYVQVYQTEEAPEANALEAARRFLEGRHVLVFTSGVGAEAFFKAVEKAGLLRDVVEVANSGRSVIAVVGPVTEEAVRRYGVARVLAPEKPFLAYLAEAVAKFLKEAPDV; the protein is encoded by the coding sequence GTGGCCGGGTGGACGGTTATCATCACCTCAGGTAGGCCTTCCAAGGCGGAGCTTCTGGCTAGGTTGATTGTCAAGGCTGGGGGCGAGGTGGTTTACCTGCCCACAGTCATGGTTGAGGAGTCGGGCGTGGATTTGGATGCGGTGGTTGGCCACCTCTCCTGGTCGGACACGGTGCTCTTCATGACGGGGCAGTCGGCGTGGGGCCTCGCAGAGCTGGCAAAGCGCGCCGGGAGGCTGGACTACCTGCGGAGCATCCTAGCGGAGAGGTTGCTCCTATGTAGGGGCGCCAAGGCCTCCGGCAACATAAAGACGTACTTCAAGCTTGACTGTCCCAACTACGGCGAGACGTCCGACGAGCTCCTGGCAAGGGCCTCGGGTCTGCTACGGGGTCGGCGGTTGCTGGTTTCTTTCTACGGCGCGGTGGACACTGAGCTAATTGAGCGGCTGAAGGGCTTGGCCTCGGAGGTGAGGTACGTCCAGGTCTACCAGACGGAGGAGGCGCCAGAGGCCAACGCCTTGGAGGCGGCGAGGAGGTTTTTGGAGGGCCGCCACGTCTTGGTCTTCACAAGCGGCGTCGGGGCGGAGGCTTTCTTCAAGGCGGTGGAGAAGGCCGGCCTGCTTCGGGATGTGGTGGAGGTGGCTAACTCCGGCAGATCTGTCATCGCCGTTGTTGGGCCTGTGACCGAGGAGGCGGTGAGGCGCTACGGAGTTGCGCGGGTGCTGGCGCCCGAGAAGCCCTTCCTCGCCTATCTAGCGGAGGCCGTGGCTAAGTTCCTCAAGGAGGCTCCTGACGTATAG